Proteins from a genomic interval of Rosa chinensis cultivar Old Blush chromosome 2, RchiOBHm-V2, whole genome shotgun sequence:
- the LOC112185724 gene encoding F-box/kelch-repeat protein At3g06240 isoform X1: protein MANCTKLHVSEEIVEQILSRLPPKSLMRFKCVCTLWWNLIQSPSFVAKHLSNSLRASSSVSILCKHTVEKKVENNDHAETGDDVETLLSSLYLCNEIDDLVAEVLRVPPPMNQISRSSDLRIAGHCDGITCLKFFVGNVVLCNPAIKEFKLLPKSCLLLPSDNDEYLDLELRYYTEFLGFGYDRKGKDYKVVRFVVYEESCYWFRAEVYTLGSNSWREVETEYTYREFFVMSGYCDQQMFFEGIYYWQVCGQVGECILSFDMGDEIFNVISIPWEEMPDEYHVRLGKWKESIALISCPTVTVVPQSFDIWVMNNSGNVKGSWTKCLTIGPMEGVEIPLLYAPLVFWKSDELLMVAEDGSVVSYNLEKQTVKYLPIHFVGDYFHTQAVVYVNSTVSINGGNKLEGIDNTDFYGINALGDGRLRAV, encoded by the coding sequence ATGGCAAACTGTACCAAATTGCATGTGTCTGAAGAAATCGTGGAGCAAATCCTATCAAGACTACCTCCTAAATCCTTGATGCGATTCAAATGCGTCTGTACCTTGTGGTGGAATCTTATCCAAAGCCCTAGTTTCGTAGCCAAACACCTCTCCAATTCTTTGCGCGCATCCTCATCCGTTTCCATTCTTTGCAAGCATACTGTTGAGAAGAAAGTTGAGAACAATGACCATGCGGAAACTGGTGACGATGTGGAAACTCTACTGTCATCACTTTATCTCTGCAATGAGATTGACGACCTTGTTGCAGAGGTTCTTAGGGTTCCGCCTCCTATGAATCAGATAAGTCGTTCCTCTGATCTTAGGATTGCAGGTCATTGCGATGGTATCACTTGCCTAAAATTTTTCGTTGGTAACGTTGTTTTATGCAACCCAGCAATCAAGGAATTCAAGCTTCTTCCCAAGTCTTGTCTTCTTCTCCCCAGTGATAATGATGAGTATCTTGACTTAGAATTAAGATACTACACTGAATTTCTAGGCTTTGGCTATGATCGCAAAGGTAAAGATTACAAGGTTGTTAGATTTGTAGTCTATGAAGAGTCATGTTATTGGTTCAGAGCAGAGGTATACACTTTGGGTTCTAATTCTTGGAGAGAGGTCGAGACCGAATATACATACAGAGAATTTTTTGTTATGTCTGGCTACTGTGATCAGCAAATGTTCTTTGAGGGAATTTATTATTGGCAGGTATGTGGGCAAGTTGGGGAATGCATCCTTTCATTTGATATGGGTGATGAGATATTTAATGTGATATCGATTCCATGGGAAGAGATGCCAGATGAGTATCATGTGAGGCTCGGAAAGTGGAAAGAATCTATTGCTCTAATCAGCTGTCCAACAGTAACTGTGGTTCCCCAATCTTTCGACATATGGGTGATGAATAATTCGGGAAATGTTAAGGGTTCATGGACAAAATGCTTAACTATAGGACCCATGGAAGGCGTTGAAATTCCATTGCTATATGCACCATTGGTATTTTGGAAAAGTGATGAGCTTCTTATGGTTGCTGAAGATGGAAGCGTAGTCTCATACAACCTTGAGAAGCAAACAGTCAAGTATCTTCCTATTCACTTCGTAGGAGATTATTTCCACACTCAAGCAGTTGTTTATGTAAATAGTACTGTTTCCATCAACGGAGGCAACAAACTTGAAGGCATCGACAATACTGATTTTTATGGCATCAATGCACTTGGAGATGGCAGGTTGAGAGCTGTATGA
- the LOC112185724 gene encoding F-box/kelch-repeat protein At3g06240 isoform X2, which produces MRFKCVCTLWWNLIQSPSFVAKHLSNSLRASSSVSILCKHTVEKKVENNDHAETGDDVETLLSSLYLCNEIDDLVAEVLRVPPPMNQISRSSDLRIAGHCDGITCLKFFVGNVVLCNPAIKEFKLLPKSCLLLPSDNDEYLDLELRYYTEFLGFGYDRKGKDYKVVRFVVYEESCYWFRAEVYTLGSNSWREVETEYTYREFFVMSGYCDQQMFFEGIYYWQVCGQVGECILSFDMGDEIFNVISIPWEEMPDEYHVRLGKWKESIALISCPTVTVVPQSFDIWVMNNSGNVKGSWTKCLTIGPMEGVEIPLLYAPLVFWKSDELLMVAEDGSVVSYNLEKQTVKYLPIHFVGDYFHTQAVVYVNSTVSINGGNKLEGIDNTDFYGINALGDGRLRAV; this is translated from the coding sequence ATGCGATTCAAATGCGTCTGTACCTTGTGGTGGAATCTTATCCAAAGCCCTAGTTTCGTAGCCAAACACCTCTCCAATTCTTTGCGCGCATCCTCATCCGTTTCCATTCTTTGCAAGCATACTGTTGAGAAGAAAGTTGAGAACAATGACCATGCGGAAACTGGTGACGATGTGGAAACTCTACTGTCATCACTTTATCTCTGCAATGAGATTGACGACCTTGTTGCAGAGGTTCTTAGGGTTCCGCCTCCTATGAATCAGATAAGTCGTTCCTCTGATCTTAGGATTGCAGGTCATTGCGATGGTATCACTTGCCTAAAATTTTTCGTTGGTAACGTTGTTTTATGCAACCCAGCAATCAAGGAATTCAAGCTTCTTCCCAAGTCTTGTCTTCTTCTCCCCAGTGATAATGATGAGTATCTTGACTTAGAATTAAGATACTACACTGAATTTCTAGGCTTTGGCTATGATCGCAAAGGTAAAGATTACAAGGTTGTTAGATTTGTAGTCTATGAAGAGTCATGTTATTGGTTCAGAGCAGAGGTATACACTTTGGGTTCTAATTCTTGGAGAGAGGTCGAGACCGAATATACATACAGAGAATTTTTTGTTATGTCTGGCTACTGTGATCAGCAAATGTTCTTTGAGGGAATTTATTATTGGCAGGTATGTGGGCAAGTTGGGGAATGCATCCTTTCATTTGATATGGGTGATGAGATATTTAATGTGATATCGATTCCATGGGAAGAGATGCCAGATGAGTATCATGTGAGGCTCGGAAAGTGGAAAGAATCTATTGCTCTAATCAGCTGTCCAACAGTAACTGTGGTTCCCCAATCTTTCGACATATGGGTGATGAATAATTCGGGAAATGTTAAGGGTTCATGGACAAAATGCTTAACTATAGGACCCATGGAAGGCGTTGAAATTCCATTGCTATATGCACCATTGGTATTTTGGAAAAGTGATGAGCTTCTTATGGTTGCTGAAGATGGAAGCGTAGTCTCATACAACCTTGAGAAGCAAACAGTCAAGTATCTTCCTATTCACTTCGTAGGAGATTATTTCCACACTCAAGCAGTTGTTTATGTAAATAGTACTGTTTCCATCAACGGAGGCAACAAACTTGAAGGCATCGACAATACTGATTTTTATGGCATCAATGCACTTGGAGATGGCAGGTTGAGAGCTGTATGA